The Bacillota bacterium LX-D genome includes a region encoding these proteins:
- a CDS encoding HutP family protein — MSNHGSKKVATVAIQMALTDSREEENSLKQKFLAQGIKTAAVDYGGEYISSVKKIVERAVVAAKREGVIAETHADEGAVAGATREALAQIMPKAIGLNVGGKIGIARQQDHVSVAVFLGIGLLHLDEVGIGLGHRAVH, encoded by the coding sequence ATGAGTAACCACGGAAGTAAAAAAGTGGCTACTGTAGCAATCCAAATGGCACTTACTGATTCACGGGAAGAAGAAAACTCTTTAAAACAAAAATTTTTGGCGCAGGGAATCAAAACGGCAGCAGTTGATTACGGTGGAGAATATATTTCTTCGGTGAAAAAAATTGTTGAAAGAGCCGTAGTAGCTGCCAAAAGAGAAGGGGTTATTGCTGAAACTCATGCTGATGAAGGTGCTGTTGCAGGTGCAACAAGAGAGGCATTGGCCCAAATAATGCCTAAAGCAATAGGTTTAAACGTAGGTGGAAAAATAGGAATAGCTAGGCAGCAGGATCATGTTAGTGTTGCAGTTTTTTTGGGAATAGGGTTGTTACATTTAGATGAGGTAGGGATAGGTCTTGGGCACAGAGCTGTACATTAA
- a CDS encoding epoxyqueuosine reductase, with amino-acid sequence MEKLIAALLKNYIKEYHIKNNLKEFWSEPLLAYADSRDKLFTSLKEIVSPEHRLPTDVLPEAKSVITYFIPFEKSIVESNIPTSESSREWGLAYLYTNQLILDANNFIKNKLAKLGYIAIVTPATHDFDENKLISNWSHRHIAYIAGLGTFGLNNMLITEKGSCGRIGSIITDLELKPTPRQEMEFCLYKQKGICKQCVKRCINGALQIDSYDRKKCYEMCLKNADNLANIGFADVCGKCLVKLPCSTQKPFKENS; translated from the coding sequence ATGGAAAAATTAATAGCGGCCCTTCTGAAAAATTATATCAAAGAATATCATATTAAAAATAATCTTAAAGAATTTTGGAGTGAGCCTTTACTTGCTTACGCTGATAGTAGGGATAAGTTGTTTACCAGCTTAAAAGAAATTGTTAGCCCTGAGCATAGATTACCTACTGATGTTTTACCCGAGGCAAAATCCGTTATTACATATTTTATTCCTTTCGAAAAATCTATTGTTGAAAGCAATATTCCAACCAGTGAAAGTTCTCGAGAGTGGGGGCTTGCCTATCTTTATACAAATCAACTAATTTTAGATGCAAATAATTTTATCAAAAATAAACTTGCGAAGTTAGGTTATATAGCTATTGTTACGCCTGCCACACATGATTTCGATGAAAATAAATTAATAAGTAACTGGTCTCATCGACATATAGCTTATATTGCAGGGTTAGGGACCTTTGGTCTGAATAATATGTTGATAACAGAAAAGGGTTCTTGTGGAAGGATAGGTAGTATAATCACTGATTTAGAGCTAAAACCAACACCCCGACAGGAAATGGAATTTTGTCTCTATAAGCAAAAAGGAATTTGTAAACAGTGTGTGAAAAGATGTATTAATGGGGCATTGCAAATTGATTCTTATGATCGAAAAAAATGTTATGAAATGTGTTTAAAAAATGCTGACAATTTGGCTAATATAGGTTTTGCTGATGTATGCGGTAAATGTTTAGTCAAATTACCATGTTCAACACAAAAGCCTTTTAAAGAAAATAGCTGA
- a CDS encoding pseudouridine synthase, producing the protein MKERIQKVLARAGVASRRASEDLITQGKVFVNGEKITQLGYKVDPEEDEVVVEGQNIKINKNKIYILLNKPTGYVTTLKDPQGRKTVIDLLKDVPTRLFPVGRLDLNTEGLLILTNDGDFTYKLTHPKHQVKKTYIALVKGIPDQRGIRRLQKGIELEDGMTAPAIVRIIQKFKNSAKVEVVIHEGRNRQVRRMLAAIGHPVLSLKRTKIGNLNIGNLKTGEYRLLKPEEVRELLQS; encoded by the coding sequence TTGAAAGAACGCATCCAAAAAGTACTAGCTCGTGCCGGTGTCGCTTCAAGAAGGGCAAGCGAAGATTTAATTACACAGGGTAAGGTTTTTGTAAACGGAGAAAAAATAACCCAGCTTGGATATAAAGTAGATCCGGAAGAGGATGAAGTTGTTGTTGAAGGACAAAATATTAAAATAAATAAGAATAAGATCTATATTTTGTTAAATAAACCAACAGGTTATGTAACAACTCTTAAAGACCCTCAGGGTAGGAAGACAGTTATTGATTTATTAAAGGATGTGCCAACAAGATTATTTCCTGTGGGAAGGCTTGATTTAAATACAGAGGGATTATTGATTTTAACTAATGATGGGGATTTTACATATAAATTAACTCACCCAAAACACCAAGTAAAAAAAACATATATAGCACTAGTCAAAGGGATACCAGATCAGAGGGGGATAAGGCGTTTGCAAAAGGGCATTGAGTTAGAAGATGGAATGACAGCCCCGGCGATTGTAAGAATAATCCAGAAATTTAAAAATAGTGCTAAAGTTGAGGTGGTTATCCACGAGGGTAGAAACCGGCAAGTAAGAAGAATGTTAGCAGCCATTGGACATCCCGTTCTTAGTTTAAAAAGAACTAAAATAGGGAATTTAAATATTGGTAATCTAAAAACTGGAGAATACCGGCTATTAAAACCTGAGGAAGTTAGGGAATTGCTTCAATCTTAA
- the aroF gene encoding 3-deoxy-7-phosphoheptulonate synthase: MIVVMDHCASQEQIQRVLDRLTNEGFKIHLSQGDKCTVIGVIGEDIKIKLPGLALEALPGVEKVVPILQPYKLAGRDFKPEGTKIKVGNIEIGGNQLQIAAGPCAVESREQLLETAWEVKEAGATILRGGAYKPRTSPYSFQGLGEKGLKLLAEAKEKTGLAIITEATDTTNLKVVAEYADIIQIGARNMQNFHLLKEAGKLNKPVLLKRGPSATIEEWILAAEYIMMEGNYQVIFCERGIRTFETYTRNTLDLSSIPVIKKLTHLPIFADPSHGTGKWHLVDPMARASIAAGADGLIVEIHPRPSEALSDGFQSLTPDNFKKMMTEIKDIGKIMKKEASW, translated from the coding sequence ATGATTGTTGTAATGGATCATTGTGCTTCACAAGAACAGATTCAGAGAGTTTTGGACCGTCTTACTAATGAAGGTTTTAAAATACATCTTTCTCAAGGAGATAAGTGCACAGTTATTGGTGTTATTGGTGAAGACATTAAAATAAAGTTACCTGGATTGGCATTAGAAGCATTACCAGGGGTCGAAAAAGTAGTGCCAATTTTACAACCCTATAAATTAGCAGGTAGAGACTTTAAACCTGAGGGGACTAAGATTAAAGTTGGTAATATAGAAATAGGTGGAAACCAATTACAAATTGCAGCTGGACCCTGTGCTGTTGAAAGCAGAGAGCAGTTGTTAGAAACAGCATGGGAAGTTAAAGAAGCAGGAGCAACCATTCTTAGAGGAGGTGCTTATAAACCTAGGACTTCCCCATACTCATTTCAGGGCTTAGGCGAGAAGGGTTTAAAGTTATTAGCTGAAGCGAAAGAAAAAACTGGCTTAGCTATTATTACTGAAGCAACAGACACTACAAATTTAAAGGTAGTTGCTGAATATGCTGATATTATTCAAATTGGAGCTCGAAATATGCAAAATTTCCATTTGCTGAAGGAAGCAGGCAAATTAAACAAGCCTGTGCTTCTAAAAAGGGGCCCCAGCGCAACTATTGAAGAATGGATATTGGCTGCAGAATACATAATGATGGAAGGCAATTATCAAGTTATTTTTTGCGAGCGCGGTATTAGAACCTTTGAAACTTATACTAGAAATACATTGGATCTAAGCAGCATTCCTGTTATTAAAAAGTTAACTCATTTACCAATTTTTGCTGATCCAAGCCATGGTACAGGTAAATGGCATTTAGTGGATCCCATGGCCAGGGCAAGTATTGCTGCAGGAGCTGATGGCCTAATTGTAGAAATACATCCAAGACCAAGTGAAGCGTTATCTGATGGATTTCAGTCATTAACTCCTGATAATTTTAAAAAAATGATGACAGAGATTAAGGATATTGGAAAAATAATGAAGAAAGAAGCAAGTTGGTGA
- the cobO gene encoding cob(I)yrinic acid a,c-diamide adenosyltransferase, which produces MSEKLEKGLIQVYTGNGKGKSTAAFGLALRALGCGLDVVIIQFMKTGIDYGEIKALDIFKPKLTLLSFGRPGFISRTGATEQDIELAQQAMEKTTNIIQNRPVDLLILDEINNALYYQLLETKNVLNFLEQKPERTEIVLTGRHAPEEIIVKADLVTEMLEIKHPYKKGIRARKGIEY; this is translated from the coding sequence ATGAGTGAGAAACTGGAAAAAGGGTTAATTCAAGTTTATACGGGGAATGGAAAAGGAAAAAGTACTGCTGCTTTTGGATTAGCATTGAGAGCTTTAGGTTGTGGCCTAGATGTAGTTATAATCCAATTTATGAAAACTGGAATTGATTACGGTGAAATTAAAGCTTTGGATATTTTCAAACCAAAACTAACACTATTATCATTTGGCCGACCAGGTTTTATTTCTAGAACTGGAGCAACAGAACAAGATATTGAACTGGCACAACAGGCAATGGAAAAAACAACTAACATTATTCAAAATAGGCCAGTAGATTTACTTATCTTAGATGAAATTAACAATGCACTTTATTATCAACTTCTAGAAACTAAAAATGTACTTAATTTTTTAGAGCAAAAGCCTGAGCGAACTGAAATAGTGTTAACTGGACGCCATGCCCCCGAGGAAATCATTGTTAAAGCAGATTTAGTTACTGAAATGCTTGAAATTAAACATCCTTATAAAAAAGGTATTAGAGCAAGAAAGGGCATTGAATATTAA
- the ilvC gene encoding ketol-acid reductoisomerase, which produces MVKMYYDQDADLSLLQGKKIAVLGYGSQGHAQAQNLRDSGLDVIVATKNIDDAEKDGFKVVSVNEATKEADIIQILLPDEIQANVYKQEILPNLVEGNALVFSHGFNIHFGQIVPPENIDVFMVAPKSPGHLVRRMYAQGAGVPGLLAVFQNYSGKAKEIGLAYAKGIGCTRAGVIETTFKEETETDLFGEQAVLCGGVASLIKCGFETLVEAGYQPEIAYFECCHELKLIVDLIYEGGLSRMNYSVSDTAEFGGLTRGPRVVDEISKQEMKQILWEIQSGTFAKEWILENQANRPQYNALTDMEKEHLLEKVGAELRKMMPWLK; this is translated from the coding sequence ATGGTAAAAATGTATTATGATCAAGATGCAGATCTATCTTTATTGCAGGGGAAAAAAATCGCTGTTTTAGGTTATGGCAGCCAAGGACATGCCCAGGCCCAAAATTTGAGAGACAGTGGTTTAGATGTTATTGTTGCTACTAAAAATATAGATGACGCTGAAAAAGATGGCTTTAAAGTTGTCTCTGTAAATGAAGCTACTAAAGAGGCAGATATTATTCAGATTTTACTACCTGATGAAATACAAGCAAATGTATATAAACAGGAAATTTTACCTAATTTAGTTGAAGGAAATGCTTTAGTTTTTTCCCACGGGTTTAACATTCATTTTGGACAAATTGTACCACCTGAAAATATAGATGTATTCATGGTAGCTCCTAAAAGCCCTGGTCATCTAGTAAGAAGAATGTATGCCCAGGGAGCTGGTGTACCGGGTTTACTTGCTGTTTTCCAAAATTATTCTGGAAAAGCTAAAGAAATTGGATTAGCTTATGCCAAAGGTATTGGTTGTACTAGAGCTGGAGTAATCGAAACAACCTTTAAAGAGGAAACTGAAACCGATTTATTTGGAGAACAGGCAGTACTTTGTGGTGGAGTTGCATCTCTAATTAAGTGTGGCTTTGAAACTTTGGTTGAAGCTGGTTACCAACCTGAAATTGCCTATTTTGAATGCTGCCATGAATTAAAATTAATTGTGGATTTAATTTACGAAGGCGGACTTAGTAGAATGAATTATTCTGTAAGTGATACTGCAGAATTCGGTGGTTTAACAAGAGGACCTAGGGTAGTGGATGAAATCTCAAAACAAGAAATGAAGCAAATATTATGGGAAATCCAATCAGGTACTTTTGCTAAGGAATGGATTTTAGAAAACCAAGCCAATAGGCCGCAGTATAATGCACTAACTGATATGGAAAAAGAACACTTACTTGAAAAGGTTGGGGCGGAGCTTAGAAAAATGATGCCATGGCTTAAATAA
- the aroH gene encoding chorismate mutase — protein sequence MGTELYIKSDNMAVRGIRGAITVEKNSRENIYDATKVLLTAMLYENDILLEDIASAFFSVTNDLDQAYPAEAARKMGWVNVPLLCLNEANISGSLRKVIRVLLHVNTTKKQQEIKHIYLGKAKELRKDL from the coding sequence TTGGGCACAGAGCTGTACATTAAAAGTGATAACATGGCTGTTCGAGGTATAAGGGGAGCTATAACAGTAGAAAAAAACAGTAGAGAAAATATATACGATGCCACTAAAGTTTTGCTAACTGCAATGTTATATGAAAACGATATATTATTAGAAGATATAGCTAGTGCTTTTTTTTCTGTAACTAATGATTTAGATCAGGCTTATCCTGCCGAAGCAGCTAGAAAAATGGGCTGGGTAAATGTACCCTTGCTCTGCCTAAATGAGGCGAACATTTCTGGTTCGTTGCGTAAAGTAATTAGAGTATTACTGCACGTTAACACTACCAAAAAACAGCAGGAGATTAAGCATATTTATTTAGGTAAAGCTAAAGAACTGCGTAAAGATTTATAA
- a CDS encoding NAD(P)/FAD-dependent oxidoreductase, giving the protein MPKIVIVGGGAAGIFAAIGAAELGAPVVLFEKNAQLGKKILITGNGRCNLTNIKDIQYFFKEFPGNGSFLHSAFKSLSNLDLIKFFNGIGITTKVEDKGRVFPKTDRAQDVVQALTNYLHSLNVQIEFNSPIQEIITQDKAVKGFVVNGKFHSAPAIIIATGGLSYPRTGSTGDGFRWAAKQGHTIVDLKPSLIPLIVREQWCKSLAGLSLKNVELSVFSTSDKNKIAEETGEILFTHFGLSGPAILSLSRKVVPYLSLNKQGLKIEINLFPTLNSKDLDKNLQNLLTTNSKKKISNSLNDLLSNKLLLQIFSLAGLNKEKFSYQITKGERFNLGTQLQHFSLTITGTRPMTEAIVTSGGICVKELVPSTMESRLIKGLFFAGEVIDVDAYTGGYNLQAAFSTGYVAGKSAAKKFFEREVRSDLR; this is encoded by the coding sequence TTGCCAAAAATTGTTATTGTAGGTGGCGGGGCGGCAGGGATTTTTGCTGCTATTGGAGCAGCAGAACTTGGAGCACCCGTTGTATTATTTGAAAAAAATGCGCAACTAGGAAAAAAAATTTTAATAACTGGCAACGGTCGCTGCAATTTAACAAATATCAAAGATATACAATATTTCTTTAAGGAATTTCCTGGAAATGGGTCATTTTTACATAGTGCTTTTAAATCCCTTTCTAACCTAGATTTAATAAAATTTTTTAATGGAATTGGAATTACTACAAAGGTAGAAGATAAGGGGCGAGTTTTTCCAAAAACAGATCGGGCTCAGGATGTTGTGCAGGCTTTGACAAATTATTTACACAGCCTTAATGTCCAAATTGAATTTAATAGTCCAATTCAGGAAATTATTACTCAAGACAAGGCAGTAAAAGGTTTTGTTGTCAATGGGAAATTCCACTCCGCTCCAGCTATAATAATAGCCACTGGTGGGTTATCTTACCCTAGAACAGGTTCTACAGGTGATGGCTTTCGGTGGGCAGCTAAACAAGGCCACACTATAGTAGATTTAAAACCATCATTAATTCCCTTAATAGTGCGAGAACAATGGTGCAAGTCCTTAGCTGGACTCAGCTTAAAAAATGTAGAATTGTCAGTTTTTAGCACTTCCGATAAAAATAAAATTGCCGAGGAAACAGGAGAAATACTATTTACTCACTTTGGACTATCCGGTCCTGCAATTCTCTCATTAAGTAGAAAAGTAGTGCCTTATTTAAGTCTGAATAAACAGGGTTTAAAAATAGAAATCAATCTATTTCCTACTTTAAATAGTAAGGATTTGGATAAAAATTTACAAAATTTATTAACTACAAATTCTAAGAAAAAAATAAGCAATTCTTTAAATGATTTGTTGTCTAATAAATTGTTATTACAAATATTTAGTTTAGCAGGTCTAAATAAAGAAAAATTTAGCTACCAAATTACAAAAGGTGAACGCTTCAATTTAGGAACACAATTACAACATTTTTCTTTAACTATTACTGGTACACGTCCTATGACTGAAGCTATTGTTACTTCCGGTGGAATTTGCGTTAAAGAACTTGTACCCTCTACTATGGAGTCACGTCTTATAAAAGGGTTATTTTTTGCTGGAGAAGTTATAGATGTTGATGCCTACACAGGTGGATATAATTTACAAGCCGCTTTTTCTACCGGGTATGTAGCTGGCAAGTCTGCAGCTAAAAAGTTTTTCGAGCGAGAAGTAAGGAGTGATTTAAGATGA
- a CDS encoding spore maturation protein, producing MDFIELISRWAIPLLLLVIPCVGILKGVKVYEAFVAGAEQGFNTAIKIIPFMVGMLVAIGIFRASGAMYYAVQILEPILKIFHFPPEVIPLAVMRPLSGGGSLALAAELIRTHGPDSFLGRLASTMQGSTDTTFYVLTVYFGSVGIRKYRYAVTLGIIADLTTLIAALFITNLVFSG from the coding sequence ATGGATTTTATTGAGCTGATTTCCCGCTGGGCCATACCACTGCTGCTCTTAGTCATTCCTTGTGTAGGCATATTAAAAGGTGTAAAAGTATATGAAGCTTTTGTCGCAGGGGCAGAGCAGGGATTTAATACGGCGATTAAAATAATTCCTTTTATGGTAGGAATGTTAGTAGCAATTGGTATTTTTCGTGCTTCAGGTGCAATGTATTATGCTGTTCAAATCCTAGAACCAATTTTAAAAATCTTTCATTTTCCGCCAGAAGTTATTCCTCTTGCTGTAATGAGACCCCTTTCCGGAGGGGGATCATTGGCTCTAGCTGCGGAATTAATTCGCACTCACGGACCAGATTCTTTTCTGGGAAGATTAGCATCGACAATGCAAGGAAGTACAGATACAACTTTTTATGTCTTAACAGTATATTTTGGATCTGTTGGCATCCGAAAATATCGGTATGCTGTTACATTAGGAATTATTGCAGATTTGACAACTTTAATTGCGGCTTTATTTATTACTAATTTAGTTTTTTCCGGTTGA
- a CDS encoding nucleoside recognition domain-containing protein yields the protein MVNLIWFFLLAAGIITAGINGHIEVVTKAALDSAKDAVNIALGLVGMMALWLGLLKIAEEAGLVSFIARLVNPIMKFLFPSIPKGHPALGAIVMNLSANILGLGNASTPLGLKAMQELQKLNKNCDEASEAMCTFLGLNTSCITLIPATIIGIRAAAGSTDPTSVVGTTIFATSVGMLTAILADRLLRRAFRKKAG from the coding sequence TTGGTAAATCTTATTTGGTTTTTTTTGCTTGCAGCTGGAATAATTACGGCAGGTATAAATGGGCATATCGAAGTAGTAACAAAAGCTGCCTTAGACTCAGCCAAGGATGCTGTCAATATAGCATTGGGGTTAGTAGGTATGATGGCACTTTGGCTGGGGCTGCTGAAAATTGCAGAGGAAGCTGGATTAGTAAGCTTTATAGCACGGCTTGTTAATCCGATTATGAAATTTTTATTTCCTAGTATCCCAAAAGGACACCCTGCTTTAGGGGCTATTGTTATGAATTTAAGTGCAAATATTTTGGGGCTAGGTAATGCTTCAACTCCGTTAGGTTTAAAAGCCATGCAAGAATTGCAAAAACTTAATAAAAATTGTGATGAAGCCTCAGAAGCTATGTGTACTTTTTTAGGATTAAATACTTCATGTATTACACTAATACCAGCTACCATAATTGGAATTCGAGCTGCAGCCGGTTCTACCGATCCTACTTCTGTTGTTGGTACAACGATTTTTGCTACTTCTGTTGGTATGTTGACAGCTATTTTAGCAGATCGACTTTTACGACGAGCTTTTCGCAAAAAGGCGGGGTAA
- the rarD gene encoding EamA family transporter RarD, protein MNRSISLCKGVSGIYYSVGAYMLWGFLPLFWKALQGVPPQEILAHRIFWSFLFVFIILIFSSKWKQLKPIMTVRGNLIRLMLSSFLISANWFIYIWAVNANKIVETSLGYYINPLFTVFLGITVLREKIDLGQIVALAIACIGVIIISLEYGKIPWVALLLALTFGLYGLIKKLVNVDSTIGLCIETLFVFPVAAIYIIFSQLSSTGSFGVSLQVTIFLISSGVVTAIPLLWFAAGARRISLTTLGFIQYLSPSISLLLGVFVYHEPFTKLHLLSFSLIWCAIFIYSFTRTNGYLIQTDR, encoded by the coding sequence ATGAATAGATCAATTTCATTATGCAAAGGGGTTAGCGGCATTTATTATTCTGTCGGGGCGTATATGCTATGGGGGTTTTTACCTCTTTTTTGGAAAGCATTACAGGGTGTTCCCCCTCAGGAAATTCTCGCACATCGTATTTTTTGGTCATTTCTATTCGTGTTTATAATTTTAATATTTTCCTCTAAATGGAAACAGTTGAAACCTATTATGACAGTAAGAGGAAATTTAATTAGACTAATGTTAAGTTCTTTTTTGATTAGCGCCAATTGGTTTATTTATATTTGGGCCGTAAATGCCAATAAAATTGTGGAAACAAGTTTAGGTTATTATATTAATCCACTTTTTACTGTTTTTTTAGGAATAACAGTATTAAGAGAAAAAATAGATCTCGGACAAATAGTAGCTTTAGCAATAGCATGTATAGGAGTAATTATTATTTCCTTAGAATATGGAAAAATTCCGTGGGTTGCACTTTTATTGGCGTTAACTTTTGGGCTTTACGGTTTAATTAAAAAGTTAGTTAATGTAGACTCAACTATTGGGTTATGTATTGAAACTTTGTTTGTATTTCCGGTTGCCGCAATCTATATAATCTTTTCCCAACTATCTAGTACTGGATCCTTTGGGGTATCACTACAAGTTACCATATTTTTAATTTCTTCAGGTGTAGTTACTGCTATACCACTACTGTGGTTTGCTGCTGGTGCCAGGCGTATTTCACTTACAACACTAGGTTTTATTCAATATTTGTCTCCCAGTATCAGCTTACTATTAGGTGTCTTTGTTTATCATGAACCATTTACAAAATTACACCTGCTCAGTTTTAGCTTAATATGGTGTGCTATTTTTATTTACTCTTTTACCAGAACTAATGGTTATTTAATTCAAACTGATAGATAA